A single Blastococcus colisei DNA region contains:
- a CDS encoding bifunctional 3,4-dihydroxy-2-butanone-4-phosphate synthase/GTP cyclohydrolase II, with product MNESPLARLDTIETAIAAIKSGRPVVVIDDEDRENEGDLIFASELATPELVAFMVRYTSGYICVAVTEADADRLDLPPMFRVNQDRHGTAYTVTVDAREGITTGISASDRATTIRTLAAADSTAQDLSRPGHIVPLRAKDGGVLRRPGHTEAAVDLAVLAGLRPSGVLCEIVSEKDPIGMARGEELRVFADEHDLVMVSIADLIAYRKRFDKLVERVAEATVPLTAGTFTAVGYSSSYDDREHVAFVYGDIGDGDDVLVRVHSECLTGDVFGSLRCDCGPQLQAALAAVAQEGRGIVLYIRGHEGRGIGLLHKLQAYQLQDRGVDTVDANLDLGLPADARDYGTGAQILVDLGVHTMRLLTNNPAKRAGLEGYGLRVLGRVPLPSTVTAENLSYLRTKRDRMGHLLDIIEPETEAGPADTPGEPAHADPIPANVPLRVDEQPS from the coding sequence ATGAACGAGAGCCCCCTGGCGCGCCTGGACACCATCGAGACCGCGATCGCCGCGATCAAGAGCGGCAGGCCGGTCGTCGTCATCGACGACGAGGACCGCGAGAACGAGGGCGACCTGATCTTCGCCTCCGAGCTCGCCACCCCGGAACTCGTGGCGTTCATGGTCCGCTACACGTCCGGCTACATCTGCGTGGCCGTCACGGAGGCCGACGCCGACCGGCTCGACCTGCCGCCGATGTTCCGCGTCAACCAGGACCGCCACGGCACCGCGTACACGGTGACGGTCGACGCGCGCGAGGGCATCACGACGGGCATCTCGGCCTCCGACCGGGCGACCACCATCCGGACGCTCGCCGCGGCCGACAGCACCGCCCAGGACCTGAGCCGCCCCGGCCACATCGTGCCGCTGCGCGCCAAGGACGGCGGCGTGCTGCGGCGGCCTGGACACACCGAGGCGGCCGTCGACCTCGCGGTGCTCGCGGGGCTGCGACCGTCGGGCGTGCTGTGCGAGATCGTCAGCGAGAAGGACCCGATCGGCATGGCCCGCGGCGAGGAGCTCCGGGTCTTCGCCGACGAGCACGACCTGGTGATGGTCTCCATCGCCGACCTCATCGCCTACCGGAAGCGCTTCGACAAGCTGGTCGAGCGGGTCGCTGAGGCCACCGTCCCGCTGACCGCCGGCACGTTCACCGCCGTGGGGTACTCCAGCTCCTACGACGACCGCGAGCACGTGGCCTTCGTCTACGGCGACATCGGCGACGGCGACGACGTGCTGGTCCGGGTGCACTCCGAGTGCCTCACCGGCGACGTGTTCGGCTCGCTGCGCTGCGACTGCGGCCCTCAGCTGCAGGCCGCGCTCGCCGCCGTGGCCCAGGAGGGCCGCGGCATCGTGCTCTACATCCGCGGGCACGAGGGCCGGGGGATCGGCCTCCTGCACAAGCTGCAGGCCTACCAGCTGCAGGACCGGGGCGTGGACACCGTCGATGCCAACCTCGACCTCGGCCTGCCCGCCGACGCCCGCGACTACGGCACCGGCGCGCAGATCCTGGTCGACCTCGGCGTGCACACGATGCGGCTGCTGACCAACAACCCGGCCAAGCGCGCCGGCCTGGAGGGCTACGGACTCCGCGTGCTCGGGCGGGTGCCGCTGCCCAGCACCGTCACGGCGGAGAACCTCAGCTACCTGCGGACCAAGCGCGACCGGATGGGTCACCTGCTCGACATCATCGAGCCCGAGACGGAGGCAGGCCCCGCCGACACCCCCGGCGAGCCCGCCCACGCCGACCCGATCCCGGCGAACGTTCCCCTGCGCGTCGACGAGCAGCCGTCGTGA
- a CDS encoding riboflavin synthase → MFTGIVEEVGTVVVREEQSDSAVLRIRAQRVLEDVELGDSIAVNGVCLTVTAVDGDVWSTDVMAETLIRSSLGSAAEGAPVNLERAVTPHTRLGGHLMQGHVDGVGRILGRTPGEHWEVVRVALPQELARYVVEKGSIAVDGVSLTVSAVSAADVPEPWFEVSLIPTTLRETTLGARAPGETVNLEVDVIAKYVERLLGGRR, encoded by the coding sequence GTGTTCACCGGGATCGTCGAAGAGGTGGGCACCGTCGTCGTCCGCGAGGAGCAGTCGGACTCCGCAGTGCTCCGGATCCGCGCGCAGCGGGTGCTGGAGGACGTGGAGCTCGGCGACTCGATCGCCGTCAACGGCGTGTGCCTCACCGTGACCGCGGTCGACGGCGACGTCTGGAGCACCGACGTCATGGCCGAGACCTTGATCCGCAGCAGCCTGGGGTCCGCCGCCGAGGGCGCCCCGGTGAACCTCGAGCGTGCCGTCACGCCGCACACCCGCCTGGGCGGGCACCTCATGCAGGGCCACGTCGACGGCGTCGGCCGGATCCTGGGCCGCACACCCGGTGAGCACTGGGAGGTCGTGCGCGTCGCGCTGCCCCAGGAGCTCGCCCGCTACGTCGTCGAGAAGGGCTCCATCGCCGTCGACGGCGTCTCGCTCACCGTGAGCGCCGTGAGCGCCGCCGATGTGCCCGAGCCCTGGTTCGAGGTCAGCCTCATCCCCACCACCCTCCGCGAGACCACGCTCGGTGCGCGCGCCCCGGGGGAGACCGTCAACCTGGAGGTCGACGTGATCGCCAAGTACGTGGAGCGTCTGCTGGGAGGACGGCGATGA
- the ribD gene encoding bifunctional diaminohydroxyphosphoribosylaminopyrimidine deaminase/5-amino-6-(5-phosphoribosylamino)uracil reductase RibD, translated as MSATPTDLRGREADAMARARELGASVLGTTSANPAVGAVILASDGTPVGEGATAPPGGPHAEVAALAQAGERARGGTAVVTLEPCAHTGRTGPCADALIAGGVSRVVVAVPEPTELAGGGAERLRAAGIEVEVGVERGAAEEGALAAWLTGVREQRPFVIWKAAATLDGRVAAADGTSRWITGEEARAAVHRLRATCDAVVVGSGTALTDDPQLTVRDAEGRLAGRQPLRVVVDRRGRLPGTARLLDQAAPTHVSRAGTPADLLAELFDRDVRRILLEGGPTLAAAFLRAGLVDEVLVHLAPTLLGAGSSLVGDLGISTMADALSLRIVDLIPMGGDVQIRLVPTRHTGGDQHADGGS; from the coding sequence GTGAGCGCCACCCCGACCGACCTGCGGGGGCGAGAGGCCGACGCCATGGCCCGGGCCCGGGAGCTCGGTGCCTCCGTCCTCGGCACGACCAGCGCCAACCCCGCGGTGGGCGCGGTGATCCTCGCCTCCGACGGCACGCCGGTGGGGGAGGGGGCGACGGCACCGCCCGGCGGCCCGCACGCGGAGGTGGCCGCCCTCGCGCAGGCCGGCGAGCGCGCCCGCGGTGGCACCGCCGTCGTCACGTTGGAGCCGTGCGCGCACACCGGCCGCACCGGGCCGTGCGCGGACGCGCTGATCGCGGGCGGGGTGTCCAGGGTCGTGGTGGCCGTTCCCGAGCCGACGGAGCTGGCCGGCGGGGGCGCCGAGCGCCTCCGGGCCGCGGGCATCGAGGTGGAGGTCGGCGTCGAGCGGGGCGCGGCCGAGGAGGGCGCTCTGGCCGCGTGGCTGACCGGCGTCCGCGAGCAGCGCCCGTTCGTCATCTGGAAGGCCGCCGCCACGCTCGACGGCCGGGTCGCCGCGGCCGACGGGACCAGCCGGTGGATCACCGGCGAGGAGGCGCGCGCCGCGGTGCATCGGCTGCGGGCCACCTGTGACGCCGTCGTCGTCGGCTCGGGAACGGCGCTCACCGACGATCCGCAGCTCACCGTCCGCGACGCGGAGGGACGGCTCGCCGGGCGTCAGCCGCTCCGGGTGGTCGTGGACCGCCGCGGGCGGCTCCCGGGCACCGCCCGGCTGCTCGACCAGGCCGCCCCGACGCACGTCAGTCGCGCCGGTACTCCCGCCGACCTCCTGGCCGAGCTGTTCGACCGGGACGTCCGCCGGATCCTGCTGGAGGGCGGGCCCACCCTCGCTGCGGCCTTTCTCCGAGCGGGGCTGGTGGACGAGGTGCTCGTGCACCTGGCGCCCACGTTGCTGGGGGCGGGTTCCTCCCTGGTGGGTGACCTGGGAATCAGCACGATGGCCGATGCGCTCTCCCTGCGGATCGTCGATCTCATCCCGATGGGCGGGGACGTGCAGATCCGGCTGGTACCTACCCGGCACACTGGTGGGGACCAGCACGCGGACGGAGGGAGCTGA
- the rpe gene encoding ribulose-phosphate 3-epimerase has product MSREPLIAPSLLSADFARLGEETRRVADADWLHFDVMDAHFVPNLTFGLPVMTAVHAVSPVPLDCHLMIENPGRWAPGYAEAGARNVTVHAEACTDPRAVASDIRAAGALAGLAIKPGTPLEAYLDVLRNFDTLLVMSVEPGFGGQSFIAGVLDKVRTARRLVDAGELRLIVEIDGGINADTIEQAAEAGVDMFVAGSAVYGADDPGKAIAALREQAAAAMRG; this is encoded by the coding sequence GTGTCCCGGGAACCGTTGATCGCGCCCAGCCTCCTGTCGGCGGACTTCGCGCGCCTGGGTGAGGAGACCCGGCGGGTCGCCGACGCCGACTGGCTCCACTTCGACGTGATGGACGCGCACTTCGTGCCGAACCTGACCTTCGGCCTCCCGGTGATGACGGCGGTGCACGCGGTCAGCCCGGTGCCCCTGGACTGCCACCTGATGATCGAGAACCCGGGCCGCTGGGCACCGGGCTACGCCGAGGCCGGCGCGCGCAACGTCACCGTGCACGCCGAGGCGTGCACCGACCCCCGCGCGGTCGCCAGCGACATCCGGGCCGCCGGAGCCCTGGCCGGCCTGGCGATCAAGCCCGGGACGCCGCTGGAGGCCTACCTCGACGTCCTGCGGAACTTCGACACGCTGCTGGTCATGAGCGTCGAGCCCGGCTTCGGCGGGCAGTCGTTCATCGCCGGCGTCCTGGACAAGGTCCGGACGGCGCGGCGGCTCGTCGACGCAGGCGAGCTGAGGCTGATCGTCGAGATCGACGGCGGCATCAACGCCGACACCATCGAGCAGGCCGCCGAGGCCGGGGTCGACATGTTCGTCGCGGGCTCCGCGGTCTACGGGGCCGACGACCCGGGCAAGGCCATCGCCGCACTGCGCGAGCAGGCCGCCGCGGCGATGCGCGGGTGA
- a CDS encoding RsmB/NOP family class I SAM-dependent RNA methyltransferase, which translates to MSPGRSRGRRHPATRPPRLDGARLTAYDVLDGVTSRAAYANLLLPKLLRERPELDERDAAFATQLAYGTLRAQGTLDAVLTGLVSRPLAELDPRVLDLLRLGTYQLIDLRVPSHAAVDTTVDLTRAIVGPGASGLVNAVLRKVAASGDREQWLAALGGDDAHRLALATNHPLWIVDAWRVALGGDAELEPALLADDAAPEVHLVARRMDREQLVGESGGEAGPWSPHAVRLHGGDPGRLASVRSGVAAVQDEGSQLAGLLLARAPLDGRDGAWLDMCAGPGGKAGLLAAVRPEGVRLTAADRAPHRAELVRKALAGEADVEVLAADGREAPWAPGSFDRVLLDAPCTGLGALRRRPEVRWRRTPEDVAPLVELQVELLAGALASVRPGGVVAYVTCSPHTEETIGVVDVAAARDDVEVLPVAPLFPEVPGIERGKYGQLWPHRHGTDAMFMALLRRTR; encoded by the coding sequence ATGAGCCCGGGCCGTTCCCGGGGCCGCCGCCATCCCGCCACGCGTCCCCCGCGCCTCGACGGCGCCCGGCTGACCGCGTACGACGTCCTCGACGGCGTCACCTCGCGGGCCGCCTATGCCAACCTGCTCCTGCCGAAGCTGCTGCGCGAGCGGCCGGAGCTCGACGAGCGGGACGCCGCCTTCGCCACCCAGCTGGCGTACGGCACGCTGCGCGCGCAGGGCACCCTCGACGCCGTCCTGACCGGCTTGGTCTCGCGCCCGCTCGCGGAGCTCGACCCGCGGGTGCTGGACCTGCTCCGGCTGGGCACCTACCAGCTGATCGACCTCCGGGTGCCGTCGCACGCCGCCGTCGACACCACCGTCGACCTCACCCGCGCGATCGTCGGCCCGGGCGCCTCGGGTCTGGTCAACGCGGTGCTCCGCAAGGTGGCCGCGAGCGGCGACCGCGAGCAGTGGCTCGCCGCGCTCGGCGGGGACGACGCCCATCGGCTGGCCCTCGCCACGAACCACCCGCTCTGGATCGTCGACGCCTGGCGCGTCGCGCTCGGCGGCGACGCGGAGCTCGAACCGGCGCTGCTGGCCGACGACGCGGCTCCGGAGGTCCACCTGGTGGCCCGGCGCATGGACCGCGAGCAGCTGGTGGGGGAGTCCGGCGGCGAGGCAGGCCCGTGGTCGCCGCATGCGGTGCGCCTGCACGGCGGGGATCCCGGCCGGCTCGCCTCCGTGCGGTCCGGCGTCGCGGCGGTGCAGGACGAGGGCAGCCAGCTGGCCGGGCTGCTGCTCGCCCGCGCGCCTCTCGACGGCCGGGACGGGGCGTGGCTGGACATGTGTGCGGGACCCGGCGGCAAGGCCGGGCTGCTGGCCGCCGTCCGGCCCGAGGGTGTCCGGCTGACCGCCGCCGACCGGGCGCCGCACCGCGCCGAGCTGGTGCGCAAGGCGCTGGCCGGGGAGGCCGACGTCGAGGTGCTGGCCGCCGACGGGCGGGAGGCGCCGTGGGCACCCGGCTCGTTCGACCGGGTGCTGCTCGACGCGCCGTGCACCGGGTTGGGCGCGCTGCGCCGCCGTCCGGAGGTGCGCTGGCGCCGGACGCCCGAGGACGTCGCCCCGCTGGTGGAGCTGCAGGTGGAGCTCCTGGCCGGGGCCCTGGCGTCGGTCCGTCCCGGAGGAGTGGTGGCCTACGTGACCTGCTCGCCGCACACGGAGGAGACCATCGGCGTCGTGGACGTAGCGGCGGCCCGGGACGACGTCGAGGTCCTGCCGGTCGCACCGCTCTTCCCCGAGGTGCCGGGCATCGAGCGCGGGAAGTACGGCCAGCTGTGGCCGCACCGGCACGGCACCGACGCCATGTTCATGGCCCTGCTCCGCCGCACCCGCTAG
- the fmt gene encoding methionyl-tRNA formyltransferase, which yields MGRHGRVPAHTAAGRQGEPPLRLLFAGTPAPAVPSLEALLASGHEVVAVLTRPDARSGRGRKVSRSPVAERADAAGLPVLQPRSPREPEFLEQLAGLAVDCAPVVAYGALVPQAALDLPAHGWINLHFSLLPAWRGAAPVQHALMAGDEITGASTFRLEAGLDTGPVYGTITEAIGPRDTAGDLLDRLAGSGAGLLVATLDGIAAGTLVAEPQAAEGISLAPKVDPADARVSWDLPAHVVDRRVRGVTPAPGAWTTWRGDRLRLGPVQPVAGSELLEAGEVAVGSDGVLVGTGRGAVRLGNVQPAGKRMFPAADWARGARPEPGERMGA from the coding sequence GTGGGCCGGCATGGCCGCGTACCTGCCCACACCGCCGCCGGTCGTCAAGGTGAGCCCCCACTGAGGCTCCTGTTCGCCGGTACGCCGGCGCCCGCCGTCCCGTCGCTGGAGGCCCTGCTCGCCTCCGGGCACGAGGTCGTCGCCGTCCTCACCCGTCCGGACGCCCGGTCCGGCCGCGGCCGGAAGGTGAGCCGGTCGCCGGTGGCCGAGCGGGCCGACGCGGCTGGCCTGCCGGTGCTGCAGCCGCGATCGCCGCGCGAGCCGGAGTTCCTCGAGCAGCTCGCCGGGCTGGCCGTCGACTGCGCGCCGGTCGTGGCCTACGGCGCGCTCGTCCCGCAGGCGGCCCTCGACCTGCCGGCGCACGGCTGGATCAACCTGCACTTCTCCCTGCTGCCCGCCTGGCGCGGGGCCGCTCCGGTGCAGCACGCGCTCATGGCCGGCGACGAGATCACCGGCGCATCGACGTTCCGACTGGAGGCAGGCCTGGACACCGGCCCGGTCTACGGCACGATCACCGAGGCCATCGGTCCCCGCGACACCGCGGGTGACCTCCTCGACCGACTGGCCGGAAGCGGCGCAGGCCTGCTCGTGGCGACCCTCGACGGCATCGCCGCAGGCACACTCGTCGCCGAACCCCAGGCCGCCGAGGGGATCAGCCTGGCGCCGAAGGTGGACCCGGCCGACGCCCGGGTGAGCTGGGACCTTCCCGCGCACGTGGTCGACCGTCGGGTCCGCGGGGTCACCCCGGCGCCCGGCGCGTGGACGACGTGGCGCGGGGACCGCCTCCGGCTGGGCCCGGTCCAACCGGTCGCCGGCTCTGAGCTGCTCGAGGCAGGGGAGGTGGCCGTCGGCTCCGACGGCGTGCTGGTCGGCACCGGCCGCGGCGCCGTCCGGCTCGGGAACGTGCAGCCCGCCGGCAAGCGCATGTTCCCCGCGGCCGACTGGGCCAGGGGCGCACGTCCGGAGCCCGGCGAGCGGATGGGCGCATGA
- the def gene encoding peptide deformylase yields MSVTPIRLLGDPVLRTPAAPVADFDAELRRLVGDLTETMFAAGGAGLAAPQIGVGLRVFTWFVDGEVGHLVNPDVAPVGDEEQIDPEGCLSIPGFRWDCRRHLHVVATGWNMHGDPVRVEGSEMLARAIQHETDHLDGVLFVDRLDAEARAAALAELEAAEWAGMAAYLPTPPPVVKVSPH; encoded by the coding sequence GTGAGCGTCACCCCGATCCGGCTGCTCGGCGACCCGGTCCTCCGCACTCCGGCCGCTCCCGTGGCCGACTTCGACGCGGAGCTGCGCCGGCTGGTCGGCGACCTGACCGAGACGATGTTCGCCGCCGGCGGTGCCGGTCTGGCGGCGCCGCAGATCGGCGTGGGCCTGCGCGTCTTCACCTGGTTCGTCGACGGCGAGGTGGGCCACCTGGTCAACCCCGACGTGGCACCGGTGGGCGACGAGGAGCAGATCGACCCGGAGGGCTGCCTGTCGATCCCCGGATTCCGCTGGGACTGCCGCCGCCACCTGCACGTCGTGGCCACGGGCTGGAACATGCACGGCGATCCGGTTCGGGTGGAGGGCTCGGAGATGCTGGCCCGTGCCATCCAGCACGAGACCGACCACCTCGACGGTGTCCTGTTCGTCGACCGGCTCGACGCCGAGGCCCGGGCGGCCGCCCTGGCCGAGCTGGAGGCGGCCGAGTGGGCCGGCATGGCCGCGTACCTGCCCACACCGCCGCCGGTCGTCAAGGTGAGCCCCCACTGA
- a CDS encoding aspartate/glutamate racemase family protein: MKTIGLLGGMSWESSTLYYRLLNESVAEQLGGLHSARCVLLSVDFAEIERLQATGDWARAGELLAADARSLQSAGAEVVVLCTNTMHAVADAVTAGLDVPFLHIGDSTAEAITEAGLTRIGLLGTRYTMEQPFLIDRLSAAGLEVVVPDRGDRDLVHHVIYEELVRGVVREESRRAYRDVVDRLVARGAQGVVLGCTEIELLLGPDDVDVPTFPTTALHVAAAVRAALGDGGPAAPHTIVG, from the coding sequence GTGAAGACGATCGGGCTGCTGGGCGGGATGAGCTGGGAGAGCAGCACGCTGTACTACCGGCTGCTCAACGAGTCGGTGGCCGAGCAGCTGGGTGGGCTGCATTCCGCTCGATGCGTGCTGCTGTCGGTGGACTTCGCCGAGATCGAGCGCCTGCAGGCGACCGGGGACTGGGCCCGCGCCGGTGAGCTGCTGGCCGCCGACGCCCGGTCGCTGCAGTCGGCCGGAGCCGAGGTGGTCGTCCTGTGCACCAACACCATGCACGCTGTCGCCGACGCCGTGACCGCCGGGCTGGACGTCCCCTTCCTGCACATCGGCGACAGCACCGCCGAGGCGATCACCGAGGCGGGGCTCACCCGGATCGGCCTGCTCGGCACCCGGTACACGATGGAGCAGCCATTCCTGATCGACCGGCTCTCCGCCGCCGGGCTGGAGGTTGTCGTCCCCGATCGGGGCGACCGCGACCTGGTGCACCACGTGATCTACGAGGAACTCGTGCGGGGCGTCGTGCGGGAGGAGTCGCGCCGCGCCTACCGCGACGTGGTCGACCGGCTGGTCGCGCGCGGGGCGCAGGGCGTGGTGCTCGGCTGCACCGAGATCGAACTCCTGCTCGGACCGGACGACGTCGACGTCCCGACCTTCCCGACGACGGCGCTGCACGTGGCCGCCGCCGTCCGTGCCGCGCTGGGGGACGGCGGTCCGGCGGCCCCGCATACGATCGTCGGGTGA
- a CDS encoding primosomal protein N' produces the protein MPDHPTPPASPRVARVVVDVPLAHLDRPFDYAVPEKLAGTVQAGCRVRVRFHGRLVDGVVWELGDTTDFPGSLQPLSHVPSGEPVLTPQVARLVRTVADRYAGTAGDVLRLALPPRRAAAEKRPTPTPESLPEPPDPTGFARYQAGPALLDALAEGRPARAVWTALPGEDWPTRLVELCRAALSGRRGALVVVPDGKDLDRLAAAAAGLLPEHSYTVLRADDSPEKRYRQFLAASRGAAQVVLGTRAAMFAPVRDLGLVAVWDDGDDLHSDEHAPYPHARDVLVQRAWLDNCAAVVAGTSRTAEAALLVESGWAHELVADRAVLRAAAPRVQALGEDFELARDPAARSARLPSLAHEAARRALAAGTPVLVQVPRRGYVPSLACARCRAPARCAHCAGPLGISPRPGPGGTRIPACRWCARPAATFDCPHCHATKLRASVVGESRTAEELARAFPGATVRTSGSTSGVLATVPAGASLVVATPGAEPVADGGYGAALLLDSWALLGRADLRAGEETLRRWMNAATLVRPASAGGHVVVAADAAHPVVQALVRWDPGWLAARELADRRELGFPPVTRIASVSGSPAALAEFLDALRLPDDADLLGPVPERPRPGQEGERERYLVRVPRSEGGALAHALTEVQGVRSAKKAPEHVRVQLDPLDLV, from the coding sequence GTGCCGGATCACCCGACGCCGCCCGCGTCCCCACGGGTGGCCCGGGTCGTCGTCGACGTGCCCCTGGCGCACCTGGACCGGCCGTTCGACTACGCCGTCCCCGAGAAGCTCGCCGGCACCGTGCAGGCGGGCTGCCGGGTGCGGGTGCGGTTCCACGGGCGGCTCGTCGACGGCGTCGTCTGGGAGCTCGGGGACACCACGGACTTCCCCGGGTCCCTGCAGCCGCTGTCCCACGTCCCCTCCGGGGAACCGGTGCTGACCCCGCAGGTCGCCCGGCTGGTCCGGACGGTGGCCGACCGCTACGCGGGAACGGCCGGCGACGTGCTCCGGTTGGCCCTCCCGCCGCGCCGGGCCGCGGCCGAGAAGCGGCCGACGCCGACGCCGGAGTCGCTGCCCGAGCCGCCGGATCCGACGGGCTTCGCGCGCTACCAGGCCGGCCCGGCCCTGCTCGACGCCCTGGCGGAGGGGCGCCCGGCCCGCGCGGTCTGGACCGCGCTCCCGGGCGAGGACTGGCCGACCCGGCTCGTCGAGCTGTGCCGGGCGGCCCTGTCCGGACGGCGGGGCGCGCTGGTCGTCGTCCCCGACGGCAAGGACCTCGACCGGCTCGCTGCCGCGGCCGCCGGACTGCTGCCGGAGCACTCGTACACGGTGCTGCGTGCCGACGACTCGCCCGAGAAGCGCTACCGGCAGTTCCTGGCGGCCTCCCGGGGGGCCGCCCAGGTGGTGCTGGGGACGCGGGCGGCCATGTTCGCCCCGGTCCGTGACCTCGGCCTGGTGGCGGTCTGGGACGACGGCGACGACCTGCACTCCGACGAGCACGCGCCGTACCCGCACGCACGCGACGTCCTGGTCCAGCGGGCCTGGCTGGACAACTGCGCCGCCGTCGTCGCGGGCACCTCGCGCACCGCGGAGGCCGCTCTGCTGGTGGAGTCGGGCTGGGCGCACGAGCTGGTCGCCGACCGCGCCGTCCTCCGCGCGGCCGCCCCCCGGGTCCAGGCGCTCGGCGAGGACTTCGAGCTGGCCCGCGACCCGGCCGCCCGGTCGGCGCGGCTGCCGTCGCTGGCCCACGAGGCCGCCCGCAGGGCGCTGGCCGCGGGCACCCCGGTGCTGGTGCAGGTGCCCCGTCGCGGCTACGTGCCGTCCCTGGCGTGCGCCCGCTGCCGTGCGCCGGCCCGATGCGCCCACTGCGCCGGCCCGCTGGGGATCTCCCCGCGCCCCGGGCCGGGCGGGACGAGGATCCCGGCCTGCCGGTGGTGCGCCCGGCCCGCGGCCACCTTCGACTGCCCGCACTGCCACGCGACGAAGCTGCGGGCCTCGGTGGTGGGTGAGTCCCGGACGGCGGAGGAGCTGGCCCGCGCCTTCCCGGGCGCGACGGTGCGCACCTCCGGCAGCACGTCGGGAGTCCTGGCCACCGTGCCGGCCGGTGCTTCGCTCGTCGTCGCGACGCCGGGAGCGGAGCCGGTCGCCGACGGTGGCTACGGCGCGGCGCTGCTGCTCGACTCGTGGGCGCTGCTGGGGCGCGCCGACCTGCGGGCGGGCGAGGAGACCCTGCGGCGCTGGATGAACGCGGCCACGCTGGTGCGTCCGGCGTCGGCCGGTGGCCACGTCGTCGTCGCGGCCGACGCCGCGCACCCCGTCGTCCAGGCCCTGGTGCGCTGGGACCCGGGCTGGCTCGCCGCCCGCGAGCTCGCCGACCGCCGTGAGCTCGGCTTCCCGCCCGTCACCCGCATCGCGTCGGTCTCCGGGTCCCCGGCGGCGCTCGCCGAGTTCCTCGACGCGCTGCGGCTCCCGGACGACGCCGACCTGCTCGGGCCGGTACCCGAGCGCCCGCGGCCGGGACAGGAGGGCGAGCGGGAGCGCTACCTGGTGCGGGTGCCGCGGAGCGAGGGCGGCGCCCTGGCACACGCGCTGACGGAGGTCCAGGGCGTGCGCAGCGCGAAGAAGGCACCCGAGCACGTACGCGTCCAGCTGGACCCGCTCGACCTGGTGTGA
- the metK gene encoding methionine adenosyltransferase has translation MPRRLFTSESVTEGHPDKIADQISDSILDAMLALDPSSRVAVETMITTGQVHIAGEVTTAGYVDIASIVRDTVLRIGYDSSRKGFDGASCGVSVSIGAQSPDIAQGVDTGYEARTSGSADDAIERQGAGDQGLMFGYATDETPELMPLPIALAHRLARRLSAVRKDGSVPYLRPDGKTQVTVVYEDDQPVAVDTVVVSSQHAEDISIEQLLAPDIQELVVEPELAALGLPTSGYRLLVNPTGKFVIGGPMGDAGLTGRKIIVDTYGGMARHGGGAFSGKDPSKVDRSGAYAMRWVAKNVVAAGLARRCEVQVAYAIGAAHPVGLFVETFGTSTVPEDALEKAISAVFDLRPGAIVRDLDLLRPIYTPTAAYGHFGRTDVDLPWERLDRVDALRAAVGA, from the coding sequence GTGCCACGCCGTCTCTTCACCTCCGAGTCGGTCACCGAGGGCCACCCGGACAAGATCGCCGACCAGATCAGCGACTCGATCCTCGACGCGATGCTCGCCCTGGACCCGAGCAGCCGCGTGGCCGTCGAGACCATGATCACCACCGGTCAGGTGCACATCGCCGGTGAGGTGACCACCGCCGGCTACGTCGACATCGCCTCGATCGTCCGCGACACCGTCCTGCGGATCGGCTACGACTCCTCGCGCAAGGGGTTCGACGGCGCGTCCTGCGGCGTCAGCGTCTCCATCGGCGCACAGTCGCCCGACATCGCCCAGGGCGTCGACACCGGCTACGAGGCGCGCACCTCGGGGTCCGCCGACGACGCGATCGAACGCCAGGGCGCCGGTGACCAGGGCCTGATGTTCGGCTACGCCACCGACGAGACCCCCGAGCTCATGCCGCTGCCGATCGCCCTCGCCCACCGCCTCGCGCGCCGGCTGTCGGCCGTCCGCAAGGACGGCTCGGTGCCCTACCTGCGGCCCGACGGGAAGACCCAGGTCACGGTGGTCTACGAGGACGACCAGCCGGTCGCCGTCGACACGGTGGTCGTCTCCTCGCAGCACGCCGAGGACATCTCGATCGAGCAGTTGCTCGCCCCCGACATCCAGGAGCTCGTCGTCGAGCCGGAGCTGGCCGCCCTCGGCCTGCCCACCAGCGGGTACCGGCTGCTGGTGAACCCGACCGGCAAGTTCGTCATCGGCGGCCCGATGGGTGACGCCGGGCTCACCGGCCGGAAGATCATCGTCGACACCTATGGCGGCATGGCACGGCACGGCGGTGGGGCCTTCTCGGGCAAGGACCCGTCGAAGGTCGACCGCTCGGGCGCCTACGCCATGCGCTGGGTCGCCAAGAACGTCGTCGCCGCAGGTCTCGCCCGCCGCTGCGAGGTGCAGGTCGCCTACGCGATCGGCGCCGCCCACCCGGTGGGGCTCTTCGTCGAGACGTTCGGCACCAGCACAGTGCCGGAGGACGCGCTGGAGAAGGCGATCAGCGCGGTCTTCGACCTGCGCCCGGGTGCGATCGTCCGCGACCTGGACCTGCTGCGCCCGATCTACACGCCGACGGCCGCCTACGGGCACTTCGGCCGGACCGACGTGGACCTGCCCTGGGAGCGTCTGGACCGCGTCGACGCCCTCCGCGCAGCCGTGGGTGCCTGA